In a single window of the Magnolia sinica isolate HGM2019 chromosome 7, MsV1, whole genome shotgun sequence genome:
- the LOC131250859 gene encoding uncharacterized protein LOC131250859 isoform X2, with protein sequence MSTRPSMATRARPLIQDQNLLIHNEGGGAAGVHGSKVLQKKGPGTRKALANITNSEKLSSHKASKKNQPTKFANIGVPTIIEEEQCLHNHQSCISLQTATTNVQTAASIYFQKTLGVDDDANSQLDLWSPKTPRPLSSSQGKVGFESTPRYLDFTQTPVLKLQSSVRRSILWSPISPSMY encoded by the exons ATCAGAATCTTCTCATCCACAATGAAG GAGGTGGTGCAGCTGGGGTCCACGGGTCAAAAGTTCTGCAGAAGAAGGGGCCCGGCACTCGGAAAGCCTTAGCAAACATCACAAACTCAGAGAAGCTGTCTTCTCATAAGGCATCGAAAAAGAATCAACCGACAAAGTTTGCTAACATTGGGGTTCCAACTATAATAGAAGAGGAACAATGCCTACACAACCATCAGAGCTGCATCAGCTTACAAACAGCCACAACGAACGTACAAACAGCTGCATCAatttactttcagaagacactgGGAGTGGATGATGATGCTA ATTCTCAACTGGATTTGTGGTCACCAAAGACGCCTAGGCCTCTTTCATCGAGCCAGGGAAAG GTTGGTTTTGAAAGTACACCGAGATACTTGGATTTCACCCAAACGCCCGTTTTGAAGCTGCAATCTTCAGTCCGGCGCTCGATACTGTGGAGCCCGATATCCCCTTCAATGTACTGA